In Pseudomonas lalkuanensis, the following are encoded in one genomic region:
- a CDS encoding HIT family protein: MSLHGTYDPQNVFAQIIRGEAPCYKLYEDDDVLAFLDIFPQSFGHTLVIPKRSTARNILEIETDALAKVMAVVQRLTHVLVKELEPAGVQVAQFNGAPAGQTVFHIHMHIVPRFEGESLGIHASKKADPNELQALQARLLKHL, translated from the coding sequence ATGAGCCTGCACGGCACCTATGATCCGCAGAACGTCTTCGCCCAGATCATTCGCGGCGAGGCCCCCTGCTACAAACTCTATGAAGACGACGATGTACTCGCCTTCCTCGACATCTTCCCGCAGTCCTTCGGTCACACCCTGGTGATCCCCAAGCGCTCCACCGCGCGCAACATCCTGGAGATCGAGACCGACGCCCTCGCCAAGGTGATGGCCGTGGTGCAACGCCTGACCCACGTGCTGGTGAAGGAACTGGAGCCGGCCGGCGTCCAGGTGGCGCAGTTCAACGGTGCCCCGGCGGGTCAGACCGTCTTCCACATCCATATGCACATCGTGCCGCGCTTCGAAGGAGAGTCGCTGGGCATCCATGCCAGCAAGAAGGCTGACCCGAATGAGCTGCAAGCGCTGCAGGCGCGCCTGTTGAAGCATCTCTGA